The following are encoded in a window of Aerococcus sanguinicola genomic DNA:
- a CDS encoding ribose-phosphate diphosphokinase, whose amino-acid sequence MSQHKPNNLKVFSLNSNPELAEKIAKAMDSELGECSVTHFSDGEIYISIDESIRGDDVYIVQSTSEPVNDHLMELLIMIDACRRASAATITVVIPYFGYARQDRKAKPREPITAKLVSNMIEKTGADRVVALDLHAAQIQGFFDIPVDHLLGSPLLANYFIENPDYSLEDVVVVSPDHGGVTRARKLAEFLKAPIAIIDKRRPKANVAEVMNIVGNVEGKHALIIDDMIDTAGTITAAAKALGEAGAISVAVCCTHPVLSGPAVERLANSNISEVVVTDSIYLPEEKRIDKIKQVTVSELIAEAILRIHDKRSVSPLFVEEFKGMDNGHNED is encoded by the coding sequence ATGTCTCAACATAAGCCGAATAATCTTAAGGTGTTTTCTCTCAATTCGAACCCAGAATTAGCTGAAAAGATCGCTAAAGCTATGGATAGTGAACTAGGGGAATGTTCTGTTACTCACTTTAGCGACGGCGAAATCTATATCAGTATCGATGAATCAATTCGTGGGGATGATGTTTATATTGTGCAATCAACATCAGAACCTGTTAACGACCACCTCATGGAACTCTTAATTATGATTGATGCCTGCCGCCGGGCGAGTGCGGCGACGATTACAGTTGTGATTCCTTACTTCGGCTATGCCCGTCAAGACCGTAAAGCCAAACCGCGTGAACCCATCACAGCTAAGCTTGTTTCAAACATGATTGAAAAGACTGGTGCTGACCGAGTGGTAGCCCTTGACTTGCACGCTGCCCAAATCCAAGGTTTCTTCGATATTCCAGTGGACCACCTGCTTGGCTCTCCTCTCCTGGCTAACTATTTCATCGAAAACCCAGACTATAGTTTGGAAGATGTTGTAGTTGTTTCACCAGACCACGGTGGGGTGACCCGGGCACGTAAATTGGCGGAGTTCTTGAAGGCACCAATTGCTATTATTGACAAACGTCGGCCTAAAGCCAACGTGGCAGAAGTGATGAATATTGTCGGTAATGTTGAAGGCAAGCACGCCCTGATCATTGACGATATGATCGATACTGCAGGGACAATTACGGCAGCGGCTAAAGCCTTGGGCGAAGCAGGCGCTATTTCGGTAGCGGTTTGCTGTACCCACCCTGTTCTTTCAGGCCCAGCAGTTGAACGTCTGGCTAACTCCAACATCTCAGAAGTTGTCGTCACAGACTCCATCTACCTGCCAGAAGAAAAACGGATCGATAAGATCAAGCAAGTGACCGTTTCTGAACTGATTGCAGAAGCTATCCTCCGTATCCACGACAAGCGTTCGGTAAGTCCTTTATTTGTTGAAGAATTCAAGGGCATGGATAATGGCCATAACGAGGACTAG
- a CDS encoding metallophosphoesterase, giving the protein MTQSHFKKILWRGGCLAALALYTYVQNYRLKRQDYLLESPRYGGALDGFSIAVLSDLNFPKHRVDLKDLLKQTKASQVDMIALTGNILNQEGSLNLSELAAFARELTTLAPTFAVYGPNELKHPQAPQMERLFREYGVQFLHDQAVDLTYKGQAITIMGLMEKGNRSFLKGDALRHVDLTPKQTQQVKILLASHPEAFLRYHEDLSKSPDLVLSGLATGGSIHLGPLGGLYAPSQGYLPKYTEGIFRLPGNPYKSLLISRGIGRASLGVRVNNRPELVRVQLTASREDQLKDWACDLGEETDQSEYSQPGPDRQENLNEGIMVYDDRPSQHYSQPDHVLIQDQGGDYLLEPLPEEKVGAEDLPLAVDPSHPASPIRPLPDLEEDN; this is encoded by the coding sequence ATGACTCAATCCCATTTTAAAAAAATACTCTGGCGGGGGGGCTGCTTAGCGGCTCTCGCGCTCTATACATATGTCCAAAATTACCGCTTAAAACGCCAAGATTATCTCTTAGAGAGTCCGCGTTATGGGGGTGCCTTAGATGGTTTTTCCATTGCCGTCTTGTCTGATTTGAACTTCCCCAAGCACCGGGTGGACCTAAAAGATCTCTTGAAGCAGACCAAGGCTAGCCAGGTGGATATGATTGCGCTCACGGGGAATATTCTCAACCAGGAAGGGAGCCTTAACCTGAGCGAGCTAGCGGCTTTTGCCCGTGAACTGACGACCCTTGCACCGACCTTTGCGGTTTATGGCCCTAACGAATTAAAACATCCCCAGGCACCGCAAATGGAGCGGCTCTTCCGCGAATATGGCGTCCAATTCTTGCACGACCAAGCCGTCGACTTGACCTATAAAGGCCAGGCTATTACCATCATGGGCCTTATGGAGAAGGGCAACCGCTCTTTCCTCAAAGGAGACGCCTTACGCCATGTGGACCTGACGCCTAAGCAGACCCAGCAGGTTAAGATTTTGTTGGCCAGCCATCCGGAAGCTTTCCTGCGTTACCATGAAGACCTCAGCAAGTCACCAGACCTGGTCCTCTCAGGCTTGGCTACTGGGGGCAGCATCCATTTAGGACCGCTGGGTGGTCTCTATGCACCAAGCCAGGGCTACCTGCCTAAGTATACGGAGGGTATCTTCCGCCTGCCCGGTAACCCTTACAAGTCTCTCTTGATTTCGCGGGGGATTGGCCGGGCCAGTCTGGGCGTCCGGGTGAATAACCGGCCTGAATTGGTCCGTGTCCAATTGACGGCCTCACGCGAGGACCAGCTCAAGGATTGGGCCTGCGATCTAGGGGAGGAGACGGACCAGTCAGAATATAGCCAGCCTGGCCCAGATAGACAGGAAAACTTAAACGAAGGGATTATGGTTTATGATGACCGGCCTAGTCAACACTACAGCCAGCCTGACCATGTCCTCATCCAGGACCAGGGTGGAGACTATCTGTTAGAGCCTTTACCGGAAGAGAAAGTAGGGGCTGAGGACCTGCCCTTAGCAGTCGATCCCAGCCATCCTGCTAGTCCGATCCGGCCCCTGCCAGACCTTGAAGAAGACAATTAG
- the uvrC gene encoding excinuclease ABC subunit UvrC produces the protein MASELIENKLKLLPNDPGCYIMRDRNNHIIYIGKAKNLKNRVRSYFKSSHTGKTAQLVSEIHDFEIIITTTDKESLLLEINLIQKYQPHYNIKLKQGTMYPYLKITNEKDPQLIISSVVENDGGHYFGPYPNVNAANATRDLLQKTYPLRRCGKNEKRACFYYHLGQCIGCCDHPVSKETYDKQIRNITRFLNGNVKKIKNDLKKKMAQAAENMHYERAADYRDQIYYIEQTVEPQNVMSKQYNNRDVFAFYMDKGWISIQTFMLRQFSIIKRDSALFPCYTEPEEELTSYIVQFYQDKNHTLPKEILVPKGLDNNLLEETLGISVATPQRGDKRKMLDLARSNAELAHQQKFRLLAMNEQKTTGAVEELSQALKLPYLRVIESFDHSNHQGADNVSGMVCYEDGKPNKKKYRKYRIKSFEGADEYASSQEVIRRRYSRLLKEGQPLPNIILMDGGIIEVNAARDVLDNELGLEDLPVAGMVKDDKHRTAHLIYGQPPEIVDLDPKSQAFHLIQRIQTEVDRYAKSFHRNVHSKNSFTSRLDAIKGVGPKTRTKVMRHFKTLKNIRAASPEDIQELSIPAQVALEIHKAAWEGQPDNPYQKEAKAQKSE, from the coding sequence ATGGCGAGCGAATTAATTGAAAATAAATTAAAATTACTGCCTAACGATCCCGGCTGCTATATTATGCGGGACCGCAATAACCATATTATTTATATTGGCAAGGCAAAAAATCTTAAAAACCGGGTTCGCTCCTATTTCAAGAGCTCTCATACCGGAAAGACGGCCCAATTAGTCAGTGAAATCCACGATTTCGAAATCATCATCACGACGACCGATAAGGAAAGCCTGCTCTTAGAGATCAACCTGATCCAAAAGTACCAGCCTCACTATAATATCAAACTCAAGCAAGGCACCATGTACCCTTATCTCAAGATCACCAATGAAAAAGACCCCCAATTAATCATCAGTTCAGTAGTTGAAAATGACGGTGGGCACTACTTCGGCCCCTACCCTAACGTTAATGCTGCCAATGCCACCCGCGACCTCCTGCAGAAGACCTATCCTTTGCGTCGCTGTGGCAAAAACGAAAAGCGGGCCTGCTTCTACTACCACCTGGGCCAGTGCATCGGTTGTTGTGACCACCCTGTCAGTAAAGAAACTTATGACAAGCAAATCCGAAATATCACCCGCTTCCTCAACGGCAATGTCAAAAAAATCAAAAACGACTTGAAAAAGAAGATGGCCCAGGCAGCGGAAAATATGCACTACGAGCGGGCCGCGGACTACCGGGACCAAATCTACTATATCGAGCAAACCGTCGAACCGCAGAATGTCATGAGTAAGCAATACAACAACCGAGACGTCTTCGCCTTCTACATGGATAAGGGCTGGATCAGCATCCAAACCTTCATGCTCCGCCAGTTCTCCATTATTAAGCGGGACTCGGCTCTTTTTCCCTGCTACACGGAACCGGAAGAGGAGCTCACCTCCTATATTGTCCAATTCTACCAAGATAAGAACCACACCCTGCCCAAAGAAATCCTGGTGCCAAAAGGCCTGGATAATAACTTATTGGAAGAGACCCTAGGCATCTCCGTTGCCACACCCCAGCGCGGGGACAAGCGCAAGATGCTCGACTTGGCCAGGTCCAATGCCGAACTGGCCCACCAACAAAAATTCCGCCTCCTAGCCATGAATGAACAAAAGACCACGGGAGCAGTAGAAGAACTCAGCCAAGCCCTCAAGCTGCCCTACTTGCGGGTTATTGAAAGCTTCGACCATTCCAACCACCAAGGAGCAGACAATGTGTCGGGGATGGTCTGCTATGAAGATGGCAAGCCCAACAAGAAGAAATACCGGAAGTACCGGATCAAAAGCTTCGAAGGCGCTGACGAATATGCTTCCAGCCAGGAGGTCATCCGCCGCCGCTATTCGCGCTTGCTCAAGGAAGGCCAGCCCCTACCCAATATTATTCTCATGGACGGTGGGATTATTGAAGTCAATGCCGCCCGCGATGTCCTGGATAATGAGCTCGGCTTAGAGGACCTGCCCGTAGCTGGCATGGTTAAGGACGATAAACACCGGACGGCCCACCTGATCTATGGCCAGCCCCCTGAAATTGTGGACTTGGACCCCAAGTCCCAAGCCTTCCACCTGATCCAACGCATCCAAACCGAGGTCGACCGCTATGCCAAGAGCTTCCACCGCAATGTCCATAGCAAGAACTCCTTTACCTCACGCCTAGATGCCATTAAAGGGGTTGGGCCCAAGACACGGACCAAGGTCATGCGCCATTTCAAGACGCTAAAGAATATTCGCGCCGCCAGCCCAGAAGACATCCAGGAACTCTCCATCCCCGCCCAAGTCGCCCTGGAAATCCACAAAGCCGCCTGGGAAGGCCAGCCGGATAATCCTTACCAAAAGGAAGCAAAGGCTCAAAAATCCGAATAA
- a CDS encoding DEAD/DEAH box helicase, with the protein MWNNLSEEVRDLVEAAGFQAPTEVQKAAWEPMLAGENFYMVSPTGTGKTLAYLLPLLEKLEANGQVQAVILAPSQDLAAQIADVARHWAKAKGIKVQSLVGGANIKRQIEKLKRKPELVIGTAGRLNELAQSRKLKLHQVNRLVLDECDRLFSQEQAATTQAFIDRVQQSVSLAAFSATANAEAWAQFEGLREEVFFLDCSQASQALTAKRQHLYLQVSSRKRDDALRRLAQVEGMQALVFVRSIAELDRLKEKLTYRQVPVAVLHSEMTSQDRQNALQGFRQGRYVYLLTTDVAARGMDIPDLPYVIQYDQAEDRATYTHRSGRTGRMGAEGSVLSFVTDRSLRELKKQVPDQAKLEEVFLSQGQVSKEAPVHRDQGTSKSKRGQSQTQKSKNKNKKRKRQQKNKGARRQKK; encoded by the coding sequence GTGTGGAATAATTTATCAGAAGAAGTCCGTGACTTAGTGGAAGCAGCCGGCTTCCAAGCGCCCACTGAGGTGCAAAAGGCAGCCTGGGAGCCCATGCTTGCGGGAGAAAATTTTTATATGGTTTCTCCTACTGGGACGGGCAAAACCCTGGCCTATCTCTTACCGCTATTAGAAAAACTTGAGGCCAATGGGCAAGTGCAAGCTGTGATTCTTGCCCCTTCTCAGGACCTGGCCGCTCAGATTGCGGACGTGGCTAGGCATTGGGCCAAGGCCAAGGGCATCAAAGTCCAGTCCTTAGTTGGCGGGGCAAATATTAAACGTCAAATTGAAAAATTAAAAAGAAAACCAGAGCTGGTGATTGGGACGGCTGGCCGCTTAAATGAATTGGCTCAGAGCCGCAAGCTCAAGCTCCACCAAGTGAACCGCCTGGTCTTGGATGAGTGCGACCGCCTCTTTAGCCAGGAGCAAGCGGCAACAACCCAAGCCTTCATCGACCGGGTCCAACAATCGGTAAGTCTGGCTGCCTTTTCAGCAACGGCTAATGCGGAAGCTTGGGCCCAGTTCGAAGGCTTGCGCGAAGAGGTTTTCTTCCTCGATTGCAGCCAGGCTTCCCAAGCATTGACGGCTAAGCGCCAACACCTCTACTTGCAAGTATCTAGCCGTAAGCGGGATGATGCCCTGCGACGCTTGGCCCAGGTGGAGGGGATGCAGGCCTTGGTTTTTGTCCGGAGTATTGCCGAACTTGACCGGCTCAAGGAGAAGTTGACCTATCGCCAGGTGCCGGTGGCTGTTCTCCATAGTGAGATGACCAGCCAGGACCGGCAAAATGCCCTGCAAGGCTTCCGCCAGGGGCGCTATGTCTATCTTTTAACCACGGATGTGGCGGCACGGGGGATGGATATTCCAGATTTGCCCTATGTGATTCAGTATGACCAGGCAGAAGACCGGGCCACTTATACCCATCGCAGCGGACGGACTGGCCGGATGGGAGCTGAGGGGAGTGTGCTAAGCTTTGTGACTGATCGCAGCTTACGCGAGCTTAAGAAGCAGGTCCCCGACCAAGCTAAGCTGGAAGAAGTCTTTCTCAGCCAGGGGCAAGTCAGCAAAGAAGCCCCTGTCCACCGCGACCAAGGGACAAGCAAGTCAAAGCGGGGCCAATCGCAAACACAGAAATCAAAAAACAAAAATAAAAAGCGCAAGCGCCAACAGAAGAACAAGGGCGCACGTCGCCAGAAGAAGTAA
- the glmU gene encoding bifunctional UDP-N-acetylglucosamine diphosphorylase/glucosamine-1-phosphate N-acetyltransferase GlmU, with translation MGKKFAIILAAGKGTRMKSKLYKVLHPVAGKSMVEHVVDNISQAGFDEKITVVGHGADQVKERLGDRSLYCLQEEQLGTAHAVMQAESLLADKEGLTLVVAGDTPLIRAETFEALVDYHEAEGAKATILTAHADNPYGYGRIIRRADGAVDRSVEEKDATEEERQVQEINTGTYVFDNQWLFKMLHEVNNDNAQGEYYLPDVLELLKDRGQHIAAYQISDMSEALGVNDRLALAEANRLFFKRQNEQFMRQGVSFVDPTTVYIEAGVSIASDTLIEANVQLKGQTSIGHDCVIGSQTCIRDSQIGDGVKIRSSEIEEAEVGSKSDIGPHAHLRPKAKLASHVHIGNYVEVKNATIGQGTKVGHLTYIGDADLGADINVSCGVIFCNYDGVNKARSVVGDHSFIGSNVNIVAPVQVAANAFLAAGSTITDDVPEKSLAIARARQSNKENYWDKLAIGKKNH, from the coding sequence ATGGGAAAGAAATTTGCAATTATCCTAGCAGCAGGTAAGGGAACACGGATGAAGTCCAAGCTCTACAAGGTCTTGCACCCGGTCGCTGGTAAGTCCATGGTAGAACATGTGGTGGATAATATCAGCCAGGCAGGCTTTGATGAGAAGATTACCGTGGTTGGTCATGGGGCAGACCAGGTGAAGGAACGCCTCGGTGACCGGTCCCTCTACTGCTTACAAGAAGAACAATTGGGAACGGCTCATGCGGTCATGCAGGCAGAATCCCTATTAGCTGATAAGGAAGGCCTTACCTTGGTCGTAGCCGGGGACACCCCTTTAATCCGCGCTGAAACCTTTGAAGCGCTAGTTGACTACCATGAAGCGGAAGGCGCTAAGGCAACGATCCTCACAGCCCATGCCGATAATCCTTATGGCTATGGACGAATTATCCGCCGAGCTGATGGGGCGGTAGACCGCAGTGTCGAAGAGAAGGATGCCACAGAGGAAGAACGCCAGGTCCAAGAAATTAACACAGGGACCTATGTTTTCGACAACCAATGGCTCTTCAAGATGCTCCATGAGGTCAACAATGACAATGCCCAGGGTGAGTATTACTTGCCAGATGTTCTCGAATTGCTCAAGGACCGGGGCCAGCATATTGCTGCCTACCAGATTTCCGATATGTCAGAGGCTCTAGGTGTTAATGACCGCCTGGCTTTGGCGGAAGCTAACCGTCTCTTCTTTAAGCGGCAAAATGAACAATTCATGCGCCAAGGGGTCAGCTTCGTCGATCCGACCACGGTCTATATTGAAGCAGGGGTATCGATAGCTAGCGATACCCTGATTGAAGCCAATGTCCAGCTCAAGGGCCAGACCAGCATTGGTCACGATTGTGTCATCGGTAGCCAGACCTGCATTCGTGATAGCCAGATCGGTGATGGGGTTAAGATCCGATCTTCAGAAATTGAAGAAGCTGAAGTGGGCTCCAAATCAGATATTGGCCCCCATGCCCACCTGCGCCCCAAGGCTAAGCTGGCTAGCCATGTCCACATTGGTAACTATGTTGAAGTGAAGAACGCGACTATCGGCCAAGGGACCAAGGTTGGTCACTTGACCTATATTGGCGATGCTGACCTGGGAGCGGATATTAATGTCAGCTGTGGTGTTATTTTCTGTAACTATGATGGAGTCAATAAGGCCCGGTCGGTGGTCGGTGACCATAGCTTTATTGGTTCCAATGTGAATATCGTAGCCCCCGTTCAAGTTGCTGCCAATGCCTTCCTAGCAGCAGGGTCCACTATTACCGATGATGTGCCTGAAAAGAGCTTAGCCATTGCCCGGGCTCGGCAGTCTAATAAAGAAAACTATTGGGATAAGCTGGCAATTGGCAAAAAGAATCACTAG
- a CDS encoding AEC family transporter produces MTNFMIGFNAVMPVLLYILIGQLIHRIGWMSRKSLSEMNKALFAFFLPLNLFNNVYHMDLDKNFNPRTLAFVIIYAIAIFIVYALIIPIFQKRNDRRGVMLQGSIRSNAILFGLPLGTALLGKENLGMVSIALAIIVPVNNILSVIALSIYTDEDFSFKDLMHKIISNPMVIATASGIVVAALGLRLPQSVEVAFDNLSAMTSPLALTVMGGLFKFDKIKDADWSLYFTVINKLLVNPAIALSLAVIFGLRDDNIISVLIATAGPTAVSSYAQAVMAGGDEDLANQIVVFTTCFAMFTLVFWIWLLKSLALF; encoded by the coding sequence ATGACGAATTTTATGATTGGCTTCAATGCGGTAATGCCTGTCCTGCTCTATATCTTGATCGGACAGCTGATCCACCGCATTGGTTGGATGTCCCGCAAGTCCCTTAGCGAGATGAATAAGGCGCTCTTTGCCTTTTTCCTGCCCTTGAACTTATTTAACAATGTCTATCACATGGATCTGGATAAGAACTTTAATCCCCGGACCCTGGCCTTTGTGATTATCTATGCGATTGCTATTTTTATTGTCTATGCCCTGATTATTCCTATTTTTCAGAAACGTAATGACCGACGAGGAGTAATGCTCCAAGGATCCATTCGTTCGAACGCCATTCTTTTTGGCTTACCTCTGGGGACAGCCTTGCTCGGTAAAGAAAACTTGGGCATGGTCAGCATTGCCCTAGCGATTATTGTGCCGGTGAATAATATCCTGTCGGTAATTGCTCTGTCTATTTATACGGATGAAGACTTCTCCTTCAAGGATTTGATGCACAAAATCATCAGCAATCCCATGGTGATCGCTACGGCTTCGGGGATTGTGGTAGCTGCCCTCGGTTTGCGCTTGCCCCAGTCCGTAGAAGTAGCCTTTGATAACCTGAGTGCCATGACCTCGCCCCTGGCCCTCACCGTGATGGGCGGTCTCTTTAAATTTGATAAGATTAAAGATGCCGATTGGTCGCTCTACTTTACGGTAATCAATAAGCTCCTGGTGAATCCTGCCATTGCTCTAAGCTTGGCTGTCATCTTCGGCCTTCGTGATGACAATATTATCAGTGTCCTGATTGCGACTGCTGGACCGACCGCCGTTTCTTCCTATGCCCAAGCCGTGATGGCAGGGGGCGATGAGGACTTGGCCAATCAGATTGTCGTCTTCACCACTTGCTTTGCCATGTTTACCCTGGTTTTTTGGATCTGGCTTTTGAAGAGCCTAGCTCTCTTCTAA